In Rhinoderma darwinii isolate aRhiDar2 chromosome 9, aRhiDar2.hap1, whole genome shotgun sequence, the following are encoded in one genomic region:
- the PACSIN3 gene encoding protein kinase C and casein kinase substrate in neurons protein 3 isoform X1, giving the protein MTDEGGGPAGGSFWEAGNYRRTVKRIEDGNRLCNDLVTCFRERAKIEKSYAQQLTDWSRKWKGSLEKGPQYGTLEKAWNAFLTAADALSEIHTELRNQLWDEDSGKVRDWQKEAYHKQMIGGFRETKESEEGFSKAQKPWVKKLKDVEAAKKHYHAARKDEKSAQVREDHSKADASVSQEQIRKLQERVERCSQEAEKEKGAYEKALDELNRYNPRYMEDMEQQFETCQEAEQKRLRFFKEMLLDFHKHLDLSNKDSFHTLYRDLHQGIQGADDQQDLKWWRNTHGPGMIMNWPQFEEWSPETQRAISKKERSSKTVEEVTLTGIVPAKDGVSVGTPTQQLNRGFSYADEDQDFYATLTDIPRSETVKDDGSEWSEDESPKKSLDSNGREVSQVEGVRVRTLYDYTGQENDELSFSAGEELIKLGPEDEQGWCRGRLLSGKTGLYPANYVEDVVS; this is encoded by the exons ATGACTGACGAgggaggggggcccgcagggggCAGCTTCTGGGAG GCTGGCAACTACCGCCGCACCGTAAAGCGCATCGAGGATGGGAATCGGCTGTGTAATGACTTGGTCACCTGCTTCAGGGAGAGGGCCAAGATTGAGAAGAGCTATGCCCAGCAGCTGACCGACTGGAGTCGCAAGTGGAAGGGCAGTCTGGAGAAGG GTCCTCAGTACGGTAccctggagaaggcttggaacgcttTTCTCACCGCTGCAGACGCACTCAGTGAGATTCACACCGAGCTGAGGAATCAGCTGTGGGATGAAGATAGCGGGAAGGTGCGAGACTGGCAAAAGGAAGCCTATCACAAGCAGATGATTGGAGGCTTTCGAGAGACAAAGGAGTCTGAGGAGGGGTTCAGTAAGGCTCAGAAACCCTGGGTGAAGAAGCTCAAAGAT GTGGAGGCAGCAAAAAAACATTACCATGCAGCCCGGAaggatgaaaagtcagcccaagtACGAGAGGATCACTCAAAGGCTGACGCCTCTGTGTCACAAGAGCAAATCCGTAAACTACAGGAGCGCGTGGAGAGGTGCAGCCAGGAAGCCGAGAAG GAAAAAGGTGCATACGAGAAGGCTCTTGATGAGCTGAATAGATACAACCCTCGCTACATGGAGGACATGGAGCAGCAGTTTGAGACTTGCCAAGAAGCGGAGCAGAAGCGTCTACGCTTCTTTAAAGAAATGTTGCTGGACTTTCACAAGCACCTTGATCTCTCCAACAAAGACAG CTTCCATACTCTGTACAGAGACCTGCATCAGGGTATCCAAGGAGCTGACGATCAACAAGATCTGAAATGGTGGAGAAATACTCATGGGCCAGGCATGATCATGAACTGGCCTCAGTTTGAG GAGTGGTCTCCAGAGACGCAGAGGGCAATCAGCAAGAAGGAGCGCAGTAGTAAAACTGTAGAGGAGGTGACCCTCACTGGTATCGTGCCAGCAAAGGATGGCGTCTCAGTAGGAACCCCCACCCAACAGCTGAACCGAGG GTTTTCCTACGCAGATGAAGACCAGGATTTCTATGCCACTTTAACGGATATCCCACGTTCAGA GACTGTGAAGGATGATGGCTCTGAGTGGTCAGAAGACGAAAGTCCTAAAAAGTCACTGGACAGTAATGGTCGGGAGGTATCACAGGTAGAGGGCGTGCGTGTGCGAACTCTTTATGATTACACTGGACAAGAGAATGACGAGCTGAGCTTTTCAGCAG
- the PACSIN3 gene encoding protein kinase C and casein kinase substrate in neurons protein 3 isoform X3, with translation MTDEGGGPAGGSFWEAGNYRRTVKRIEDGNRLCNDLVTCFRERAKIEKSYAQQLTDWSRKWKGSLEKGPQYGTLEKAWNAFLTAADALSEIHTELRNQLWDEDSGKVRDWQKEAYHKQMIGGFRETKESEEGFSKAQKPWVKKLKDVEAAKKHYHAARKDEKSAQVREDHSKADASVSQEQIRKLQERVERCSQEAEKEKGAYEKALDELNRYNPRYMEDMEQQFETCQEAEQKRLRFFKEMLLDFHKHLDLSNKDSFHTLYRDLHQGIQGADDQQDLKWWRNTHGPGMIMNWPQFEEWSPETQRAISKKERSSKTVEEVTLTGIVPAKDGVSVGTPTQQLNRGFSYADEDQDFYATLTDIPRSETVKDDGSEWSEDESPKKSLDSNGREVSQEKSS, from the exons ATGACTGACGAgggaggggggcccgcagggggCAGCTTCTGGGAG GCTGGCAACTACCGCCGCACCGTAAAGCGCATCGAGGATGGGAATCGGCTGTGTAATGACTTGGTCACCTGCTTCAGGGAGAGGGCCAAGATTGAGAAGAGCTATGCCCAGCAGCTGACCGACTGGAGTCGCAAGTGGAAGGGCAGTCTGGAGAAGG GTCCTCAGTACGGTAccctggagaaggcttggaacgcttTTCTCACCGCTGCAGACGCACTCAGTGAGATTCACACCGAGCTGAGGAATCAGCTGTGGGATGAAGATAGCGGGAAGGTGCGAGACTGGCAAAAGGAAGCCTATCACAAGCAGATGATTGGAGGCTTTCGAGAGACAAAGGAGTCTGAGGAGGGGTTCAGTAAGGCTCAGAAACCCTGGGTGAAGAAGCTCAAAGAT GTGGAGGCAGCAAAAAAACATTACCATGCAGCCCGGAaggatgaaaagtcagcccaagtACGAGAGGATCACTCAAAGGCTGACGCCTCTGTGTCACAAGAGCAAATCCGTAAACTACAGGAGCGCGTGGAGAGGTGCAGCCAGGAAGCCGAGAAG GAAAAAGGTGCATACGAGAAGGCTCTTGATGAGCTGAATAGATACAACCCTCGCTACATGGAGGACATGGAGCAGCAGTTTGAGACTTGCCAAGAAGCGGAGCAGAAGCGTCTACGCTTCTTTAAAGAAATGTTGCTGGACTTTCACAAGCACCTTGATCTCTCCAACAAAGACAG CTTCCATACTCTGTACAGAGACCTGCATCAGGGTATCCAAGGAGCTGACGATCAACAAGATCTGAAATGGTGGAGAAATACTCATGGGCCAGGCATGATCATGAACTGGCCTCAGTTTGAG GAGTGGTCTCCAGAGACGCAGAGGGCAATCAGCAAGAAGGAGCGCAGTAGTAAAACTGTAGAGGAGGTGACCCTCACTGGTATCGTGCCAGCAAAGGATGGCGTCTCAGTAGGAACCCCCACCCAACAGCTGAACCGAGG GTTTTCCTACGCAGATGAAGACCAGGATTTCTATGCCACTTTAACGGATATCCCACGTTCAGA GACTGTGAAGGATGATGGCTCTGAGTGGTCAGAAGACGAAAGTCCTAAAAAGTCACTGGACAGTAATGGTCGGGAGGTATCACAG
- the PACSIN3 gene encoding protein kinase C and casein kinase substrate in neurons protein 3 isoform X2 — translation MTDEGGGPAGGSFWEAGNYRRTVKRIEDGNRLCNDLVTCFRERAKIEKSYAQQLTDWSRKWKGSLEKGPQYGTLEKAWNAFLTAADALSEIHTELRNQLWDEDSGKVRDWQKEAYHKQMIGGFRETKESEEGFSKAQKPWVKKLKDVEAAKKHYHAARKDEKSAQVREDHSKADASVSQEQIRKLQERVERCSQEAEKEKGAYEKALDELNRYNPRYMEDMEQQFETCQEAEQKRLRFFKEMLLDFHKHLDLSNKDSFHTLYRDLHQGIQGADDQQDLKWWRNTHGPGMIMNWPQFEEWSPETQRAISKKERSSKTVEEVTLTGIVPAKDGVSVGTPTQQLNRGTVKDDGSEWSEDESPKKSLDSNGREVSQVEGVRVRTLYDYTGQENDELSFSAGEELIKLGPEDEQGWCRGRLLSGKTGLYPANYVEDVVS, via the exons ATGACTGACGAgggaggggggcccgcagggggCAGCTTCTGGGAG GCTGGCAACTACCGCCGCACCGTAAAGCGCATCGAGGATGGGAATCGGCTGTGTAATGACTTGGTCACCTGCTTCAGGGAGAGGGCCAAGATTGAGAAGAGCTATGCCCAGCAGCTGACCGACTGGAGTCGCAAGTGGAAGGGCAGTCTGGAGAAGG GTCCTCAGTACGGTAccctggagaaggcttggaacgcttTTCTCACCGCTGCAGACGCACTCAGTGAGATTCACACCGAGCTGAGGAATCAGCTGTGGGATGAAGATAGCGGGAAGGTGCGAGACTGGCAAAAGGAAGCCTATCACAAGCAGATGATTGGAGGCTTTCGAGAGACAAAGGAGTCTGAGGAGGGGTTCAGTAAGGCTCAGAAACCCTGGGTGAAGAAGCTCAAAGAT GTGGAGGCAGCAAAAAAACATTACCATGCAGCCCGGAaggatgaaaagtcagcccaagtACGAGAGGATCACTCAAAGGCTGACGCCTCTGTGTCACAAGAGCAAATCCGTAAACTACAGGAGCGCGTGGAGAGGTGCAGCCAGGAAGCCGAGAAG GAAAAAGGTGCATACGAGAAGGCTCTTGATGAGCTGAATAGATACAACCCTCGCTACATGGAGGACATGGAGCAGCAGTTTGAGACTTGCCAAGAAGCGGAGCAGAAGCGTCTACGCTTCTTTAAAGAAATGTTGCTGGACTTTCACAAGCACCTTGATCTCTCCAACAAAGACAG CTTCCATACTCTGTACAGAGACCTGCATCAGGGTATCCAAGGAGCTGACGATCAACAAGATCTGAAATGGTGGAGAAATACTCATGGGCCAGGCATGATCATGAACTGGCCTCAGTTTGAG GAGTGGTCTCCAGAGACGCAGAGGGCAATCAGCAAGAAGGAGCGCAGTAGTAAAACTGTAGAGGAGGTGACCCTCACTGGTATCGTGCCAGCAAAGGATGGCGTCTCAGTAGGAACCCCCACCCAACAGCTGAACCGAGG GACTGTGAAGGATGATGGCTCTGAGTGGTCAGAAGACGAAAGTCCTAAAAAGTCACTGGACAGTAATGGTCGGGAGGTATCACAGGTAGAGGGCGTGCGTGTGCGAACTCTTTATGATTACACTGGACAAGAGAATGACGAGCTGAGCTTTTCAGCAG
- the PACSIN3 gene encoding protein kinase C and casein kinase substrate in neurons protein 3 isoform X4, translating into MTDEGGGPAGGSFWEAGNYRRTVKRIEDGNRLCNDLVTCFRERAKIEKSYAQQLTDWSRKWKGSLEKGPQYGTLEKAWNAFLTAADALSEIHTELRNQLWDEDSGKVRDWQKEAYHKQMIGGFRETKESEEGFSKAQKPWVKKLKDVEAAKKHYHAARKDEKSAQVREDHSKADASVSQEQIRKLQERVERCSQEAEKEKGAYEKALDELNRYNPRYMEDMEQQFETCQEAEQKRLRFFKEMLLDFHKHLDLSNKDSFHTLYRDLHQGIQGADDQQDLKWWRNTHGPGMIMNWPQFEEWSPETQRAISKKERSSKTVEEVTLTGIVPAKDGVSVGTPTQQLNRGRRAHKTGS; encoded by the exons ATGACTGACGAgggaggggggcccgcagggggCAGCTTCTGGGAG GCTGGCAACTACCGCCGCACCGTAAAGCGCATCGAGGATGGGAATCGGCTGTGTAATGACTTGGTCACCTGCTTCAGGGAGAGGGCCAAGATTGAGAAGAGCTATGCCCAGCAGCTGACCGACTGGAGTCGCAAGTGGAAGGGCAGTCTGGAGAAGG GTCCTCAGTACGGTAccctggagaaggcttggaacgcttTTCTCACCGCTGCAGACGCACTCAGTGAGATTCACACCGAGCTGAGGAATCAGCTGTGGGATGAAGATAGCGGGAAGGTGCGAGACTGGCAAAAGGAAGCCTATCACAAGCAGATGATTGGAGGCTTTCGAGAGACAAAGGAGTCTGAGGAGGGGTTCAGTAAGGCTCAGAAACCCTGGGTGAAGAAGCTCAAAGAT GTGGAGGCAGCAAAAAAACATTACCATGCAGCCCGGAaggatgaaaagtcagcccaagtACGAGAGGATCACTCAAAGGCTGACGCCTCTGTGTCACAAGAGCAAATCCGTAAACTACAGGAGCGCGTGGAGAGGTGCAGCCAGGAAGCCGAGAAG GAAAAAGGTGCATACGAGAAGGCTCTTGATGAGCTGAATAGATACAACCCTCGCTACATGGAGGACATGGAGCAGCAGTTTGAGACTTGCCAAGAAGCGGAGCAGAAGCGTCTACGCTTCTTTAAAGAAATGTTGCTGGACTTTCACAAGCACCTTGATCTCTCCAACAAAGACAG CTTCCATACTCTGTACAGAGACCTGCATCAGGGTATCCAAGGAGCTGACGATCAACAAGATCTGAAATGGTGGAGAAATACTCATGGGCCAGGCATGATCATGAACTGGCCTCAGTTTGAG GAGTGGTCTCCAGAGACGCAGAGGGCAATCAGCAAGAAGGAGCGCAGTAGTAAAACTGTAGAGGAGGTGACCCTCACTGGTATCGTGCCAGCAAAGGATGGCGTCTCAGTAGGAACCCCCACCCAACAGCTGAACCGAGG